From the genome of Chelonia mydas isolate rCheMyd1 chromosome 2, rCheMyd1.pri.v2, whole genome shotgun sequence, one region includes:
- the LOC102942446 gene encoding serpin B10 isoform X1, whose amino-acid sequence MCVNCSKPKKEAECKTSSSSKTRSCSVCIYLFHRFQIMAALNVANTSFALDLFKHECKTQTNTNILFSPWSISTTLATVYLGAKGNTADQMAEVLHFNKVGGTGVDITTIKPRRAYSKMEELLSNPCISVKKANLENSSNIHVGFQALSSEINQPTKNYLLKSVNQLYGEKSSPFNKEYLQSIKKYYHTEPRAVDFMGAAAEVRREINSSVECQTEGKIQALLPVNSVDSLTKLVLVNALYFKGNWAKKFKDGFTKEQPFRMNKNTTKPVQMMFQRGKFNWTYIQRVHTHIVELPYVNDDLSMLILLPDSINDDTTGLEMLERDLTYGTLSRWTSSEMMEKTEVDVYLPRIKMEESYDLKSTLSSMGMRDAFSQNRADFRGMTEKNDLVLSNVFHKCFVEINEEGTEAAAASAASMPARSLISAIQFAADHPFLFFIRHNKTNTILFFGRFCSP is encoded by the exons ATGTGTGTGAATTGTAGCAAACCCAAGAAAGAAGCTGAGTGCAAGACTTCATCCTCGAGCAAAACAAG GAGCTGTTCTGTGTGCATCTACCTATTTCACAG GTTTCAAATAATGGCAGCTCTGAATGTGGCAAACACTAGTTTTGCCCTCGATCTTTTCAAACATGAGTGTAAGACACAAACCAACACAAATATCTTGTTTTCCCCTTGGAGTATTTCAACTACCCTGGCCACTGTGTACCTCGGAGCCAAAGGTAACACTGCAGATCAGATGGCAGAG GTTCTTCACTTTAACAAAGTTGGAGGAACTGGAGTTGACATCACAACCATAAAACCACGACGAGCCTATTCCAAAATGGAGGAGCTTCTATCAAATCCGTGTATCAGTGTTAAAAAG GCCAATCTGGAGAACTCAAGCAATATCCATGTAGGGTTTCAGGCACTTAGCTCTGAAATTAACCAACCCACTAAAAATTACCTGCTTAAAAGTGTCAACCAGTTATATGGAGAGAAATCATCACCTTTCAATAAA GAATATTTACAATCGATTAAAAAATATTACCACACAGAGCCACGAGCTGTTGATTTcatgggagcagcagcagaagtcagAAGAGAGATCAATTCCAGTGTTGAATGCCAGACCGAAG GTAAAATCCAAGCGCTACTGCCTGTCAACTCTGTTGATTCACTCACCAAGCTGGTCCTAGTCAATGCCCTCTACTTCAAAGGAAACTGGGCAAAGAAATTTAAGGATGGATTTACAAAGGAACAGCCTTTCAGAATGAACAAG AATACAACTAAGCCAGTGCAGATGATGTTCCAGAGAGGGAAATTTAATTGGACCTACATACAAAGAGTGCACACCCACATTGTTGAGCTTCCATATGTCAATGATGACCTCAGCATGCTCATATTGCTACCAGATAGCATCAACGATGACACCACTGGCCTTGAAATG CTAGAAAGAGACTTGACGTATGGGACATTATCCAGATGGACCAGCTCAGAAATGATGGAGAAAACTGAAGTGGACGTGTATCTGCCCAGGATCAAAATGGAAGAGAGTTATGACCTCAAATCTACTTTGAGCAGCATGGGTATGCGAGATGCCTTCAGTCAGAACCGAGCTGATTTCAGAGGGATGACTGAGAAAAATGATCTGGTTTTGTCAAACGTTTTTCACAAGTGCTTTGTGGAGATCAATGAAGAAGGCACTGAGGCTGCAGCTGCCAGTGCGGCTTCTATGCCAGCACGAAGTCTCATTTCTGCCATTCAGTTTGCAGCAGATCACCCTTTCCTCTTCTTCATCAGGCACAATAAAACTAACACCATCCTCTTCTTTGGCAGATTCTGCTCCCCGTAA
- the LOC102942446 gene encoding serpin B10 isoform X2 yields MCVNCSKPKKEAECKTSSSSKTRFQIMAALNVANTSFALDLFKHECKTQTNTNILFSPWSISTTLATVYLGAKGNTADQMAEVLHFNKVGGTGVDITTIKPRRAYSKMEELLSNPCISVKKANLENSSNIHVGFQALSSEINQPTKNYLLKSVNQLYGEKSSPFNKEYLQSIKKYYHTEPRAVDFMGAAAEVRREINSSVECQTEGKIQALLPVNSVDSLTKLVLVNALYFKGNWAKKFKDGFTKEQPFRMNKNTTKPVQMMFQRGKFNWTYIQRVHTHIVELPYVNDDLSMLILLPDSINDDTTGLEMLERDLTYGTLSRWTSSEMMEKTEVDVYLPRIKMEESYDLKSTLSSMGMRDAFSQNRADFRGMTEKNDLVLSNVFHKCFVEINEEGTEAAAASAASMPARSLISAIQFAADHPFLFFIRHNKTNTILFFGRFCSP; encoded by the exons ATGTGTGTGAATTGTAGCAAACCCAAGAAAGAAGCTGAGTGCAAGACTTCATCCTCGAGCAAAACAAG GTTTCAAATAATGGCAGCTCTGAATGTGGCAAACACTAGTTTTGCCCTCGATCTTTTCAAACATGAGTGTAAGACACAAACCAACACAAATATCTTGTTTTCCCCTTGGAGTATTTCAACTACCCTGGCCACTGTGTACCTCGGAGCCAAAGGTAACACTGCAGATCAGATGGCAGAG GTTCTTCACTTTAACAAAGTTGGAGGAACTGGAGTTGACATCACAACCATAAAACCACGACGAGCCTATTCCAAAATGGAGGAGCTTCTATCAAATCCGTGTATCAGTGTTAAAAAG GCCAATCTGGAGAACTCAAGCAATATCCATGTAGGGTTTCAGGCACTTAGCTCTGAAATTAACCAACCCACTAAAAATTACCTGCTTAAAAGTGTCAACCAGTTATATGGAGAGAAATCATCACCTTTCAATAAA GAATATTTACAATCGATTAAAAAATATTACCACACAGAGCCACGAGCTGTTGATTTcatgggagcagcagcagaagtcagAAGAGAGATCAATTCCAGTGTTGAATGCCAGACCGAAG GTAAAATCCAAGCGCTACTGCCTGTCAACTCTGTTGATTCACTCACCAAGCTGGTCCTAGTCAATGCCCTCTACTTCAAAGGAAACTGGGCAAAGAAATTTAAGGATGGATTTACAAAGGAACAGCCTTTCAGAATGAACAAG AATACAACTAAGCCAGTGCAGATGATGTTCCAGAGAGGGAAATTTAATTGGACCTACATACAAAGAGTGCACACCCACATTGTTGAGCTTCCATATGTCAATGATGACCTCAGCATGCTCATATTGCTACCAGATAGCATCAACGATGACACCACTGGCCTTGAAATG CTAGAAAGAGACTTGACGTATGGGACATTATCCAGATGGACCAGCTCAGAAATGATGGAGAAAACTGAAGTGGACGTGTATCTGCCCAGGATCAAAATGGAAGAGAGTTATGACCTCAAATCTACTTTGAGCAGCATGGGTATGCGAGATGCCTTCAGTCAGAACCGAGCTGATTTCAGAGGGATGACTGAGAAAAATGATCTGGTTTTGTCAAACGTTTTTCACAAGTGCTTTGTGGAGATCAATGAAGAAGGCACTGAGGCTGCAGCTGCCAGTGCGGCTTCTATGCCAGCACGAAGTCTCATTTCTGCCATTCAGTTTGCAGCAGATCACCCTTTCCTCTTCTTCATCAGGCACAATAAAACTAACACCATCCTCTTCTTTGGCAGATTCTGCTCCCCGTAA